The proteins below are encoded in one region of Bdellovibrio bacteriovorus:
- a CDS encoding TolC family protein, producing the protein MVKTFLALLSTTAMQGAYAQAPKEITLSQKSVAELVLKQGPKTKEVNLRYQTLRLTPVQALSAYDWNLAIESGFEYDKSVGLLQTSDPVNSKYERYKTTASVQKNFTSGTLLGVELSRLSQKVDTEGFASNPPPAQQTLDSAGLILEQALLGNFFGVADRGTVNAAELTYEAQTVARANELEDVVLEAIRQFWNSYVAQESFKEAVNSRDRYKKLVDAVKRKTSLGYSNPGDLPQVQAEFETREQRVKTTSRDYLNAVENLLTLLNLDPGTNVKFEIPNDIPAVPKLVEKKVEELRLIRAQKLRVDAAKESLVAAESLSYPDLDFVGRVYTTGVDEDAGDSYSEVVSGTQPKYYMGLRFRYYFGSDLQNETVINRKMTKDLEETRLHRALLEAQDLEFQAERKVHAAYAIAISTKKQREFRERASQELNRSYNQGRTDIQILITAMNNYFDSEVQYFRSLGDYAIALNEWAAARDELIPDETASGK; encoded by the coding sequence ATGGTAAAAACATTTCTTGCACTTCTCAGTACGACGGCAATGCAAGGAGCTTATGCCCAAGCTCCTAAGGAAATCACTTTATCTCAAAAATCGGTGGCGGAACTTGTTTTGAAGCAAGGACCGAAGACGAAAGAAGTAAATCTTCGCTACCAAACTCTGCGTTTAACGCCGGTTCAAGCGCTTTCAGCGTATGACTGGAACTTGGCGATTGAAAGTGGTTTTGAATACGATAAATCTGTCGGCCTTCTGCAAACTTCAGATCCCGTGAACTCTAAGTATGAACGCTATAAAACAACAGCGAGTGTACAAAAGAACTTCACCTCAGGAACTCTTTTAGGTGTGGAGCTAAGCCGTCTTTCACAAAAAGTGGATACAGAAGGTTTTGCCTCCAATCCTCCACCCGCACAACAAACTTTAGACAGCGCGGGACTTATTCTTGAGCAAGCCCTTCTTGGAAACTTCTTCGGGGTTGCGGACCGTGGCACAGTGAATGCGGCGGAATTAACTTACGAAGCTCAAACCGTGGCTCGCGCTAATGAATTGGAAGACGTGGTTCTTGAGGCCATTCGCCAATTCTGGAACTCTTATGTTGCGCAAGAAAGCTTCAAAGAAGCAGTGAATTCTCGCGATCGTTATAAGAAGTTGGTTGATGCGGTAAAAAGAAAAACATCTTTGGGTTATTCCAACCCCGGGGACTTACCGCAAGTGCAAGCCGAATTCGAAACGCGTGAACAACGTGTAAAAACAACGTCTCGCGATTATCTGAACGCCGTTGAAAATCTTTTGACGCTTCTGAATTTGGACCCCGGCACGAATGTGAAGTTTGAAATTCCAAACGACATCCCCGCAGTTCCAAAGCTTGTTGAAAAGAAAGTCGAAGAACTTCGCTTGATCCGCGCACAAAAACTCAGAGTCGATGCTGCTAAAGAATCTTTAGTAGCCGCAGAATCTTTGTCTTACCCGGATTTGGATTTCGTAGGTCGCGTTTACACAACCGGCGTGGATGAAGACGCGGGAGACTCTTATTCAGAAGTGGTTTCCGGAACTCAACCCAAATACTACATGGGACTTCGTTTCCGTTACTACTTCGGATCTGATTTACAAAATGAAACAGTTATCAATCGTAAGATGACAAAAGATCTTGAAGAGACGCGTTTACACCGTGCACTTCTTGAAGCGCAAGATCTTGAGTTCCAAGCGGAACGTAAGGTACATGCGGCTTATGCGATCGCGATCAGCACGAAAAAACAACGTGAATTCCGCGAGCGTGCATCACAAGAGCTGAACCGCTCTTACAATCAAGGTCGTACCGATATTCAAATTTTAATTACAGCTATGAACAATTACTTCGATTCTGAAGTGCAGTACTTCCGTTCTTTGGGTGATTACGCGATCGCCTTGAACGAATGGGCCGCCGCCAGAGACGAACTCATCCCTGACGAAACGGCTTCGGGGAAGTAA